The Glycine soja cultivar W05 chromosome 3, ASM419377v2, whole genome shotgun sequence genome window below encodes:
- the LOC114406791 gene encoding protein trichome birefringence-like → MADATKYVPIAGTNVSSILKTRKTVAAAYSFILAFVAFTVFLAFSPSSNASSPWFTNIFSPTSTTDGSYKPQIPNIFSLLFPNTTSPSNSSDPLHNNTHSFRSTNATSLSPYPKTALESQTLKQTSLENRTQTTLVNSTQHAVPVPTTNQTTDSHAPSLEVKSPPFLASKEPPGAVKNQTFNSDEAKSASTNQTTNATATATATNVSVSFPVQNVPNLNTSSNSSVKVDLVKGTVVSNDNYTASLARKQNNGKDHAKGNDESMESLMKCDFFDGEWVKDDAYPLYKPDSCSLIDEQFNCIRNGRPDKDYQKYKWKPKGCTLPRLDAHRMLQLLRGKRLVFVGDSLNRNMWESLICILRNAVKNKHNVYEVNGRVNFRGEAAYSFVFEDYHFSVELFVSPFLVQEGEMTDKNGTKKETLRLDLVGKSSSQYKDADILVFNTGHWWTHDKTSKGQDYYQEGNHVYSELNVLEAFRRALTTWSRWVDANINPSKTTVFFRGYSASHFSGGQWNSGGQCDSETDPIDNEKYLTEYPDKMKVLEKVLKNMKTRVTYQNITRMTDFRKDGHPSIYRKQNLSPEELKSPLRFQDCSHWCLPGVPDLWNEILYAELLLREYRNQHEQKKA, encoded by the exons ATGGCTGATGCCACCAAGTATGTTCCCATCGCTGGTACCAACGTCTCTTCCATTCTCAAAACCAGAAAAACGGTGGCTGCTGCATACTCTTTCATACTCGCCTTCGTCGCTTTCACTGTTTTCTTAGCCTTTTCCCCTTCTTCAAACGCTTCTTCACCTTGGTTCACCAACATATTCTCTCCCACATCCACCACCGACGGCTCCTACAAGCCTCAAATTCCTAacattttctctctccttttccCAAACACTACTTCACCCTCCAATTCTTCTGATCCCCTGCATAACAACACTCACTCTTTTAGATCTACCAATGCCACTTCTTTATCTCCTTATCCAAAAACAGCCTTAGAATCTCAAACACTCAAACAAACCTCTTTAGAAAACAGAACCCAGACAACCTTGGTGAATTCAACCCAACATGCAGTTCCTGTTCCAACCACAAACCAGACCACGGATTCTCACGCGCCAAGTTTGGAGGTGAAGTCACCACCATTCCTTGCAAGTAAGGAACCGCCAGGTGCTGTAAAAAATCAGACTTTTAACTCTGATGAAGCTAAATCTGCGAGCACAAATCAAACTACAAATGCTACTGCAACTGCAACTGCAACCAATGTTTCAGTGAGTTTCCCTGTTCAGAATGTTCCAAATCTGAACACGAGTTCTAATTCTTCGGTGAAGGTGGATTTGGTGAAGGGTACTGTTGTGTCTAATGATAATTACACCGCTTCTCTGGCGAGGAAACAGAACAATGGGAAGGATCACGCTAAGGGGAACGATGAATCGATGGAGTCTCTGATGAAGTGTGATTTTTTTGATGGAGAGTGGGTTAAGGATGATGCATATCCTCTCTAtaagccagattcttgctctttgATTGATGAACAGTTCAATTGTATTAGGAATGGAAGGCCTGATAAGGATTATCAGAAATATAAGTGGAAGCCAAAGGGTTGCACCCTTCCAAG GTTGGATGCGCATCGAATGCTGCAATTGTTGAGAGGGAAACGACTGGTTTTTGTTGGCGATTCGCTCAATAGGAACATGTGGGAGTCTTTGATTTGCATATTGAGAAATGCTgtgaaaaataaacacaatGTTTATGAAGTAAATGGAAGAGTTAATTTCAGAGGCGAAGCCGCTTATTCATTTGTTTTCGAA GATTATCACTTCTCCGTGGAGCTTTTTGTGTCTCCATTCTTGGTTCAAGAAGGGGAAATGACTGATAAGAATGGGACAAAGAAGGAAACACTTCGTCTCGATTTGGTTGGTAAATCTTCATCTCAATATAAAGATGCAGATATTCTCGTCTTCAACACTGGCCACTGGTGGACTCATGATAAAACTTCTAAAGG GCAGGACTATTATCAAGAAGGTAACCATGTGTATTCCGAATTAAACGTTCTTGAGGCATTCCGAAGAGCTTTAACAACTTGGAGCAGGTGGGTTGATGCCAACATAAATCCATCCAAGACCACGGTCTTCTTCAGAGGCTATTCTGCATCCCACTTCAG TGGTGGACAATGGAATTCAGGTGGTCAATGTGATAGTGAAACTGATCCAATTGACAACGAGAAGTACCTAACCGAGTATCCAGATAAGATGAAGGTTTTGGAGAAGGTGCTAAAGAATATGAAAACCCGTGTGACTTACCAAAACATCACTAGAATGACGGATTTCCGGAAGGATGGTCACCCCTCCATATACAGGAAGCAAAATCTATCACCTGAGGAACTAAAATCACCTTTGAGATTCCAAGACTGCAGCCACTGGTGCCTTCCGGGTGTTCCTGATTTATGGAATGAAATTCTCTACGCTGAACTTCTGTTGAGAGAGTATCGGAATCAGCATGAGCAGAAGAAAGCATAG
- the LOC114406793 gene encoding activator of 90 kDa heat shock protein ATPase homolog: MARYGEGDKRWIVEDRPDGTNVHNWHWSETNCLDWSKTFFTSLLTNLPILDGEGNLFLKTTSLRSLDGEAYINVRKGKIIPGYEISLTLNWQGEAKDTLGTSLLKVDGTVEIPYISDENADEDPEVRVTVDDEGPVGKRIKDAMVSKGKPLILEKVRVWVQSMAKGGPVKDELEPKKVAPSSLSPSPAATTTTTTPTTTKTTAAAPKKEEKKEKVKKGRKSISMTERFNCRAKDLFEILMDENRWKGFTQSNARISKEVGGEFSIFDGSVTGTNLELQEGKLIVQRWRFGSWNDGVQSTVRLEFEEPESGVTVVKLTHTDVPEEDRYGNATVVENTERGWRDLIFQRIRAVFGFGI; the protein is encoded by the exons ATGGCTCGTTACGGTGAGGGCGACAAGCGGTGGATCGTGGAGGACCGCCCCGACGGCACCAATGTCCACAACTGGCATTGGTCCGAGACCAACTGCCTCGACTGGTCCAAGACCTTCTTCACCAGCCTCCTCACTAACCTCCCTATCCTCGACGGCGAGGGTAACCTCTTCCTCAAAACGACGTCGCTTCGCTCCCTCGACGGCGAGGCCTACATCAATGTCCGAAAGGGGAAGATCATCCCCGGCTACGAGATCAGCCTCACTCTCAATTGGCAGGGAGAGGCCAAAGACACCCTGGGAACCTCTCTTCTCAAGGTCGACGGCACCGTCGAGATCCCCTACATCTCCGACGAGAACGCCGACGAGGATCCCGAGGTTAGGGTTACTGTCGACGACGAGGGACCGGTTGGAAAGAGGATTAAGGATGCCATGGTTTCCAAGGGGAAGCCCTTGATCTTGGAGAAGGTTAGGGTTTGGGTGCAGAGCATGGCCAAAGGAGGTCCTGTTAAGGACGAATTGGAACCCAAGAAGGTTGCGCCGTCGTCGTTGTCGCCGTCTCCGGCGGCGACAACGACAACGACGACTCCGACGACGACGAAAACAACGGCTGCTGCGCCGAAGAAggaggagaagaaggagaaggtgAAGAAGGGAAGGAAGAGTATTAGCATGACGGAGAGGTTTAATTGCAGAGCTAAAGATTTGTTTGAGATTTTGATGGATGAGAATAGGTGGAAGGGTTTTACACAGAGCAATGCGAGGATTAGTAAGGAGGTTGGGGGTGAATTTAGCATTTTCGATGGGTCGGTTACTGGAACTAATTTAGAGTTGCAGGAGGGTAAGTTGATTGTTCAGAGATGGAGGTTTGGAAGCTGGAATGATGGAGTTCAATCCACA GTGAGGCTTGAGTTTGAGGAGCCTGAATCGGGTGTTACGGTTGTTAAGCTGACACATACTGATGTGCCTGAAGAGGATAG GTATGGGAATGCTACTGTGGTGGAGAACACGGAAAGGGGGTGGCGGGATCTTATTTTCCAGAGGATACGTGCTGTTTTTGGTTTTGGAATTTGA
- the LOC114406792 gene encoding thioredoxin-like 3-1, chloroplastic, translated as MSVIGAYSHFLYGEVYQRDQQCPQYLVSGRGYFFSHKSGCGNIWVGSRKSEGKIIKRRNFRVEAMWPDLSRPSELEMEEINDSEQLDQILVHAQQNSQPILIDWMATWCRKCIYLKPKLEKLAPEYQDKVKFYFVDVNKVPQTLVKRGNISKMPTIQLWKDGEMKEEVIGGHKAWLVIEEVKEMIQKYL; from the exons ATGTCTGTTATAGGCGCGTATTCTCATTTTCTCTACGGAGAGGTTTACCAGAGAGATCAACAGTGCCCACAGTACTTGGTCAGTGGGAGGGgctattttttctctcacaaGAGTGGTTGTGGGAACATATGGGTTGGAAGCAGAAAGAGTGAAGGGAAGATTATTAAAAGGAGGAATTTTCGTGTGGAAGCTATGTGGCCAGATTTGTCAAGACCGAGTGAATTGGAGATGGAAGAAATTAATGATTCTGAGCAGCTTGATCAAATTCTTGTTCATGCCCAGCAGAACTCACAGCCTATCCTCATTGATTG GATGGCTACTTGGTGCCGGAAATGCATCTATTTGAAGCCCAAGTTGGAAAAATTAGCCCCTGAATATCAAGACAA AGTCAAATTTTATTTCGTGGATGTGAATAAAGTACCTCAGACTCTAGTCAAGCGTGGCAACATATCT AAAATGCCAACAATTCAG CTGTGGAAAGATGGAGAGATGAAAGAAGAAGTCATTGGAGGCCATAAGGCCTGGCTAGTTATTGAGGAAGTCAAAGAAATGATCCAAAAGTATTTAtga